The following nucleotide sequence is from Pagrus major chromosome 13, Pma_NU_1.0.
GgacaatattaatgaaggatataaatcatttataaagGAGGGGAAGGGGACCAATGGCTGTAAACTTAACGTACAAAACAGCAATTAATATGGACAGAGTGCAATCAATcatgttgttttctctgttttttctctcttgagGTTCATGCCATCTTTCTTGCGCCTGGGCTCCTGGAACGTGGTGATGTTTGTTACGTATGAGCAGCTGAAACGAGCCATGATGACAGCAAACTGCACAAATATACTGTTATAAGTATTGTCTGTCAGAGGGCTGATGTTGTAGCATCTCTTTACTTTCTGTTGGCCcctactgtatatttcaacTTAAAGTAAAGTTATTTGAAACCCTTGTTTCTCATGACAGAAATGTTACTGCATCAATCTTAAGTCAAATGATGAATGAACACATGCATTGAAGATGTGATCAATATTTAAAATTGAGAGCTTGTTTGATCAGATGTTTTCCCTCAGCGGAGAGCGTCTCAGGAAACTGGATGTCAAACGTGATGATGAGGTTTCCTCTCTGGGCAGGATCCTGGGACAGAGGCATTCCCTCTCCGGTCATCACTTTTTTGTACGCAGggctgacaaacaaaccaaagacaGGAAAATATGAATTAATGCAGATTAAACCCAGAGAACATCCTTCTATAAATGTCCCTTTTTAAGTGTACTGTTTATATAAAGTGTTGAATTTCTTATGCTCGTGTCTTCCTTCTCTGATCATACATTCAGCTTTTAGTTTATCTGAGATTAAAGTGAAAATTAACAGGATTACAAAAAACACTATTATACATGAATGTAGAAAAGCACTTACTGTACAATTTCATTGATGGGAATGCTGAGCAGCCTGCCATCTAGTGTCTCCACATCCACAGAGAACCCAGTCAAAGCCTGTGGGAACAGTTAAGTGTTTGTTATACTTAAACCAAACCTATAaggatgatttatttttaaatccattATTCTGGTTCTCACCATCTCCAGAGAGATCTGGGTCTTGTAGATCAGGTCATTGAGTTGTCTAATGAACAGAGGATGACTCTTCTGTCGCACTATGAACACAATATCTGCAGGGATGCTGTTTGGGCCCTGAAGGTAAAATACAGCAAACTGATTACCATGTAGTCATTCTTAACCTAAAACATGGCTTAGTAATAAGTTGTTACTATGCATATTTTGTTAAAGGTTGGCTTTATGCACAAACTCTGTTTGACCAAAATTGAATAAATCATATTAATTAAATAAGAAGAAGTAAAGGAGACCCTCCTTATTAGTTTTATCCATTTAAGCATTTGTGAGTACCTTAAAGGAGATCTGCTGAGGCCACCTACTGGTGGCAGAGcggcacatacagtatatattcacTCACCTGCTCATATTAAACAATGAGTTTCTATTAATATCTTTACCTGATTCAAAACTGTTCTGTCCTGTATTCTGTGGTCAACAGCTTGAGCAAGTTTACAGTCATGTTTCATCAGTAGTAATCAGTCTCAAACACTTACAACATAACATAATCAAACATAACCACaatattgtaataataataatacacacacacacaaacaaacccaaaacaaaatgttgttgtgttttgctcTTCTCACCCAAAATAGTACAAAATAGACTTTTCTCCCAAGCTTATAGCACACTAAAAGTTGCACTTGTATATAATGAAGTCCTGTAAGCTGAGAAATTAGCTCTGTGGTGCAACAGAAAGTCGGGCCGATCAGCACCAGGGACAGCGCTACAAGCCAAAACTCAGGTcgtaacacattttatttttacataaggcgagaaaaataaaggaacaaTAAATATTATGACCAAAGCCTTACtttgtttttaaccaaaatATCCCATCCTAACCTCATCCAAAACAACTTATGCTAACCTTTAACCGAACTGGGTAAAGCATTATAAATctcattttattgcattttcttCTGACGGTTCTCACAGAACAAATCTACAATCCTGTTTACAGTATTACTGCATAAATCCCCTTTGAATTCGTCACGTTTCAAGCCCTATAGCACTTATTCAAATTGGATAAAGTCATACTGATTTTGATCTGTGTCAAGACTGTTGAAATACCCAAATGATGGCACGGTAAGACAAAAGAgtttaaaagtataaaagtaaaacataacTCTCCTGTCACATCGCTACACATCAGACACCAGACTGGATGAGCTATTAGTTACTACTGTTACAGATGTAAAAATGTTGCTGTATATTTCTTTTACCTGATCTCCCTCTTTGGGGAAAGTTATTCTTGTGCCTTCTTTCCATCCAGGTTTCACATCTATACTCAGGATCTTGTCTTTGATGCTGGATGTGTATCCATCCTCATTCATAACCTGttgagaaataataataataataacaaaaaaaagcataaatgtactttattcagtctgtttgtttggaCCTTGTTGTGATTGATTAGTTTGATCCAAGTCATGAGTGTCCATGACCTCTCAGTCTAATCAATCAGAGAGAATTCCTGCACACACTCTTCACCtctgcattgattttttttttaaaaaaggtcaatGTTTTGGGCACAAAGACCTTTTGTCTTGAGAAATGTCTTTGTGACTGAAACGTTAATAAATCTATCGTTACAGAGGTGAAAAAATTGTGGGAGAATCTTTTTCGCTGGACTAAGAGTTTTTGGGGGATTTAATTCCCTGCACCACAAAAAGAGATAAAAGTGGTGTGCGTGTTGCCTTCGACTCATCTTGTATATATGATTTTAACCATTCCAAAGCTGAGGGATGAGAAAAGATACTTCTCTGAGATGCAGTAGCTCTTACCCTGCGAGATATCTTAATCTTTTTTGTGCATCCATGGAAGAGATCATCCAGGGACAAGTGAAGGTCTCTCTCTATATCAGAGTCTTGCGTCTTAACCACTCCTGGTTGCAGGCCTCCAAACTGAAGCGGAGCATCATTTGTATAGAAGtcttgcagaaaaaaaatgaaatatagttGATGTAGTATGAAATTTGACAAGAACATTCACCGTATGGTTTGTTTTCCTCACCTGCGAATGGGTTGTCGCCTCCAAAAAACTGTCTGAACGTTTTCTCTGGGTTCCCGTGGTAGACATACTTCGATGACCAAGCTCCAGTGTTGCCAAACTCAGGTGGGATACCCCCTTTTAGACCATCCTCACCAAACTTGTCATAGGTTGCCTTTTTTCGAACTGTCAGAACATAGATGTTGTTATAGACACATAGTCTCCGTGCAGTAAATACACTCAAAATACCAGTACAGGTAAAATTTTGCCAAAAGGAGGATCAATTTATAGATCCAGGCagatgattttaaataaaatgcatatgTCCTGTAGCCTTTATTAGACATATGGGAGTACGCTGTATGTATTTGCTTTAATTATTCATACTTTGGTCAGATCACTGGATTTTCCTGTATTCAAGCCTCACAGTACTCTCCTATCAATCTTCAGATGTTCCTAACCATAACATCTATACCTCAGTGCAGATTCAAAGTTCAAAGATTTAAGCACTATATAATTGTTCCAGATtattccaacttttttcttcatttcatgttagcagtgtgtttgtctttaaccCTGTTGAATCTAACTTCTTGCTGCTGCAGTCACCTACATTTCTCATGTTACAACATTGTACACATGTAGCAAACCAACCTAACAGTTAGCTTGCAGGAGGCGCTGCAGTAACACATCCATCCTGTGCCTGCCTACTTACGGTCGCTCAGAACATCGTAGGCTTCACCCAGCTGACTGAATCTCTCAGCTCTTCCAGCCTCTTCACTGCAGCTCGGATGAAACTTCAATGCAAGACGTCGATATCTGTATTAGATACAAGAGGAAACCAGTGAAAATAAGTATCATACGCCtgataaagaacaaaaaaaaccctgtgtGAGTTGCTTCAAGTTTTAGCGTATGTTTAGTTACTCAATGGTTGGTATTTCAATAAACACTTACGCCTGTTTGATTTCTGCATGTGTTGCATTTCTGTTTACTTCCAGCGTCTCGTAGAAATCGCTACTCATCATGGATTTAAGCTAGCTCAAAGCTCAAGGTGGCAAAATTAAAACTCACAAGCAGCGGTTGTTTCATTTGGTCTCCAGGGTAACAGCGGTTCTCGCGGACTCTCGCGAGACTTGCACTAGTGGCTGAACCAACTCTAGACAGGTATCCACACACTGTAAAACCTGACAAAATATTTGACTCctcctgtttttaatgtttatctGTGCTGTCTTATTATCAGCTTCTCAATCACCTATTAACTTAATTGCACTTTTCTGTGCactgaaataaagtttatttgagTGACTGGTTGATAATATCACTGTGTATGAAGTGAGCCAGTGGTCATGGCCGCATTAATGTTCTTTACAGGTACCTTGTCACTACATTTTAAAGGcgtaatatgtaagaattggccaccggTTGAATTCATGCTAACCAAATAGAGGGGAAGCATATCAACACGGTAACCATCAACTGATGCTAACCGtggctgccgttagctagttagctcagttagccatgcagctagcagtctgaaCTGGGAGTGTGGAGcacttattttgtgttttttgagcgtCGCAACCCCCATGAAATGACTTGTTTGAGTTTTCAGACTTTTTAGAGCtgcaagattaaatcattttattcccattcaagttagctgggcgctaaaccAGAGGTTAGCGGGCTCGGTCGGCGGTAGTCTCTAgtgaacagattttaattgttGGAACCATggtttacaccactagcacatGAGCGGAGGGTTTCAGACCCGGGATGGGGGGACCCAGCAAGGAATGCTGGCAGGAAGAGCTGCCATAACACAAcgtcaaaaatattattttcttcagattctgttgataactttatttttttgattggtttaaagtaaaattcttaggctgcatattgcacctttaaggtagTTTGATCAAGAGCAATTCAATCTTATTTAGGAATATACATCCTATGAGCTGATTACAAACTTTTTTagaataagtaaataaataaataatgaaagtaCAGCctcaaaactaaaactgtgacaCAGGGCTCCTCCAAAAGTGAGGGTCGCAAGATTAGGTAATGATGGGACCTAACCTAGCTGATATTGTACCTTACTCCTAATTCCTATCAAAGTAtacaattaatcaatttatgtCAAACTAATTGACACACACTGAACCTAGGCTTTTGTGGCCCTGGTACGGTTTCACACTACTACGGTTTCGCAATCCAGATTTAATACAGATGCACAGGTGGCTATGATTGCCCTAATTTCTCCCTTAGTAAACTTACTTCTATGATTACTTGGGCACACCAGACATTTTGGCCTGGACAATAACAGGTTTCTATTTTTGAGTACCAGCTCAAATACCGGTTATGGTGACTGCTAGCTCAGTGGGAATGCATACTTTGAGCCATCATTACTGCCATTAGTTCCTCCTGTGCTTTCTCTGCAAAATCTCTGCTGTGAAATAAGCCTATTAATCCAGGTCCAGCATACTGCACCAGCAGGACAGAGCTGATTACTGTCAGTCATTCAGTCCACATGACTGGACAACTTTTCTGCTCCATCACCAGTAAGCTCTTAATAGTACAGTCACTGGTTGGTAATGTTGTTCTATTTCTGTGGTTTAAAGTTTCTAAGAGTCGCACTGAAGACTCAAAAACAGATTAACCTCACTGCAACACTCAAAGTATTAAACCTTTGAATCATAATTCCGACATTAAAAATACCACGTAAATAACTGCATCAAAATCTCACAGCTTTCAGCAAGACACAGATGAATTTCAGCAGCGGTGAcaagtgtatttttattctttcatttaaaaCCATTCCAGACAGAAACGTTGAGGACTACTTTGCTATACAAATCAAACTCTCCTCCATAATTCACACATAAATTGCACGGCATTATTAGTACGATCAAATTGCCAGTTAGAGGTGGCAGAGGGAACAGCAGATGTCTCTACTGATTCTGTTAAAGGTGGTCCAGATGGATGCATATTTTATTAGTGATTCAGGACTCATTCCAAAAGTGAAGATATTAACAgccataaaaaaagaaacatgaatccaatagaaataaatattaCAAGTCATTGTGGATTAAATACACGTCAAATAATCACTAACAAAAGATCAac
It contains:
- the dnajb13 gene encoding dnaJ homolog subfamily B member 13; amino-acid sequence: MSSDFYETLEVNRNATHAEIKQAYRRLALKFHPSCSEEAGRAERFSQLGEAYDVLSDLRKKATYDKFGEDGLKGGIPPEFGNTGAWSSKYVYHGNPEKTFRQFFGGDNPFADFYTNDAPLQFGGLQPGVVKTQDSDIERDLHLSLDDLFHGCTKKIKISRRVMNEDGYTSSIKDKILSIDVKPGWKEGTRITFPKEGDQGPNSIPADIVFIVRQKSHPLFIRQLNDLIYKTQISLEMALTGFSVDVETLDGRLLSIPINEIVHPAYKKVMTGEGMPLSQDPAQRGNLIITFDIQFPETLSAEGKHLIKQALNFKY